From Aminivibrio sp., the proteins below share one genomic window:
- a CDS encoding Ppx/GppA phosphatase family protein, producing MDTVKAVIDVGTNSIKFHVARKKADGALETVLDQNDIARLGEGLRETGVIAPEALERNALSVAAFAEKARELGADPVVVGTMALRTAKNAEAFVKRVKELTGLDVRVISGEEEARLSYLAVLSGLPPAGGEIVTFDTGGGSTEFVYGRGAEMLRKFSVPLGAVRITEEFLADDPVRPGSVDAAVKEIRASLIGGGVSGSPEMIVGMGGTVTSLASIKFKMESYDPDVVQGSVLTLAELKDMAAMFASMTLEERKGVTGLQPKRADVILAGTCIVCTILELLGASSFTVSDRGLRHGLIYELFSK from the coding sequence GGACGGGGCCCTTGAGACTGTGCTGGACCAGAACGACATCGCCCGCCTCGGCGAGGGGCTCAGGGAGACGGGGGTGATCGCGCCGGAAGCCCTTGAAAGGAACGCCCTCTCCGTGGCGGCTTTCGCCGAAAAAGCCAGGGAGCTCGGCGCTGACCCCGTGGTGGTGGGCACCATGGCCCTTCGGACAGCCAAAAATGCGGAAGCTTTCGTGAAACGGGTGAAGGAGCTCACAGGTCTCGACGTGAGAGTCATTTCCGGCGAGGAAGAGGCGAGGCTGTCTTATCTCGCCGTTCTTTCCGGACTTCCCCCCGCAGGGGGAGAGATCGTCACCTTCGACACGGGCGGGGGAAGTACCGAATTCGTCTACGGCAGGGGCGCGGAAATGCTCCGGAAATTCAGCGTTCCCCTGGGAGCGGTGCGAATCACCGAGGAATTCCTCGCCGACGATCCCGTGCGCCCGGGCTCGGTGGATGCGGCGGTGAAGGAAATTCGCGCGAGTCTCATCGGCGGAGGGGTCAGCGGATCCCCCGAGATGATCGTGGGCATGGGCGGAACGGTCACGAGCCTGGCGTCCATCAAGTTCAAAATGGAATCCTACGATCCCGATGTGGTCCAGGGGTCGGTCCTTACCCTGGCGGAGCTGAAGGACATGGCCGCCATGTTCGCCTCCATGACGCTGGAGGAGCGGAAAGGCGTGACGGGATTGCAGCCGAAGCGGGCTGATGTTATCCTTGCCGGGACATGCATCGTCTGTACCATCCTTGAACTGCTCGGCGCCTCATCGTTCACCGTGAGCGACAGAGGCCTCCGCCATGGGCTGATCTACGAACTTTTCAGCAAATAG
- the phoU gene encoding phosphate signaling complex protein PhoU — translation MTNRKNNKSIQAFLYASDRERIVTTVIRMGEMAAEALRDAVDALFNHDAVLARKVILNDDFIDRLEETVDQECLGSIAMRSPGKEELCFVFGVLKIITDLERIGDQAVNIAEKALKLKNTAAFPKKDRILSMLDTVLSMFRHALEAFRTGDREAASALWKQDDEADEIYAQCYEEFLASIIAGAAENHEEVELWTAELWAARHLERAGDHVINIAERVYFIVEGKYFPSREEREKNRKNGRQDQSTTGTL, via the coding sequence GTGACCAACAGAAAAAACAATAAATCCATTCAGGCGTTTCTTTACGCGTCCGACAGGGAGCGCATCGTCACCACAGTGATCCGGATGGGGGAGATGGCGGCCGAAGCCCTTCGGGACGCGGTGGATGCCCTTTTCAACCATGACGCTGTCCTGGCCCGGAAAGTCATCCTCAATGACGACTTTATCGACAGGCTGGAGGAGACGGTGGACCAGGAGTGCTTGGGATCCATCGCCATGAGGAGTCCCGGAAAGGAAGAGCTCTGTTTCGTTTTCGGCGTCCTGAAAATCATCACCGACCTCGAACGGATTGGCGATCAGGCCGTGAATATCGCCGAAAAGGCCCTGAAGCTCAAGAATACCGCCGCCTTTCCAAAGAAAGACCGGATCCTTTCCATGCTCGACACCGTTCTTTCCATGTTCCGCCATGCCCTCGAGGCCTTCCGCACCGGCGACAGGGAAGCGGCCTCCGCCCTCTGGAAGCAGGACGACGAGGCGGACGAGATTTACGCCCAGTGCTACGAGGAATTCCTCGCATCGATTATCGCCGGGGCAGCGGAAAATCACGAGGAGGTGGAGCTGTGGACCGCGGAGCTGTGGGCCGCCCGGCACCTCGAACGGGCGGGAGACCACGTGATCAACATCGCGGAGAGGGTCTATTTCATAGTGGAGGGCAAATATTTCCCGAGCAGGGAAGAACGGGAAAAGAACAGAAAAAATGGACGACAGGACCAATCGACGACCGGAACCCTGTAA
- a CDS encoding tripartite tricarboxylate transporter permease: MDAISHLFEGLESLMGPIPLLVIAAGVVVGILGGAMPGISPSMAVALLLPFTFGMSPSMGLVMLCAIYLAANYGGSVTAVMINTPGTPSAVVTSFDGYPLTRNGQAGTALGISLVASVVGGFVGIAILVLFSAPLAKFALKFWPAEYFALGILGLSTIASLGGGRWLESFIAVLLGLLLNTIGLDPLSGVSRYTFDVLRLYDGFSFIPVLIGLFALSEVFSGIESGEIARPPLVPDKGKSPWPTLRDYLKLKYSMLRAGILGTVIGIFPGAGGTIASFIAYDVEKRLSKNPAEFGQGAPAGVAAAEASNSSSVGGALVPLLTLGIPGSSSAAVLIGALMIHNLQPGPELFTKHPEIVYTLFSSLLLANVFILALGLLGARLWIKAALIPKRLLYPLIFAFSFIGSYAVRSSVFDVGVCLVFGLVGWLLSRAKFPVSPVVLGMILGTMIEKNLRATLMMGGFSLFVQRPLSLTLLLLAFASAAVPVLRERRAARKGTL; this comes from the coding sequence ATGGACGCAATATCTCATCTTTTCGAGGGACTGGAAAGCCTCATGGGGCCCATCCCCCTTCTCGTAATCGCGGCAGGGGTTGTCGTGGGCATTCTGGGCGGGGCCATGCCGGGGATCTCTCCTTCCATGGCGGTTGCCCTTCTTTTGCCCTTCACCTTCGGCATGTCGCCGTCCATGGGGCTCGTCATGCTCTGTGCCATCTACCTGGCGGCGAACTACGGCGGGTCCGTCACGGCGGTGATGATCAACACACCGGGGACTCCGTCGGCCGTGGTGACTTCCTTCGACGGATATCCCCTCACCCGGAATGGCCAGGCGGGAACGGCCCTTGGTATTTCCCTCGTCGCCTCGGTAGTGGGAGGGTTCGTCGGTATTGCCATTCTCGTCCTCTTTTCCGCACCGCTGGCAAAGTTTGCCCTGAAATTCTGGCCTGCGGAGTACTTTGCGCTGGGCATCCTTGGATTGTCGACCATCGCCTCCCTCGGGGGCGGGCGATGGCTCGAGTCCTTCATCGCCGTCCTGCTGGGACTCCTGCTGAACACCATCGGCCTGGACCCTCTCAGCGGCGTCAGCCGGTACACATTCGATGTGCTTCGGCTGTATGACGGCTTTTCCTTTATCCCGGTCCTCATCGGCCTCTTTGCCCTGAGCGAGGTCTTCTCAGGCATTGAATCCGGGGAGATTGCCCGTCCTCCACTTGTACCCGACAAGGGGAAGTCGCCCTGGCCGACTCTCCGTGATTATCTGAAGCTCAAGTACTCCATGCTCCGGGCGGGAATTCTTGGAACGGTTATCGGAATCTTTCCGGGTGCCGGCGGGACCATAGCTTCCTTCATCGCCTACGACGTGGAAAAGCGCCTGAGCAAAAATCCCGCCGAGTTCGGTCAGGGAGCTCCAGCAGGCGTTGCGGCGGCGGAGGCGTCCAACAGCTCCTCCGTGGGTGGGGCGCTGGTTCCCCTGCTGACTCTGGGAATTCCCGGAAGCTCGTCGGCGGCTGTGCTCATCGGTGCTCTCATGATCCACAACCTCCAGCCCGGGCCCGAACTCTTCACCAAGCACCCTGAAATCGTGTATACCCTTTTCTCCAGCCTCCTGCTGGCCAATGTGTTTATATTGGCCCTCGGGCTGCTGGGAGCCCGGCTCTGGATCAAGGCTGCCCTCATACCGAAGAGGCTCCTGTATCCCCTCATTTTCGCCTTTTCCTTCATCGGGAGCTACGCTGTGCGGTCCTCCGTGTTCGACGTGGGGGTCTGCCTCGTTTTCGGCCTGGTGGGATGGCTTCTCTCACGGGCGAAGTTCCCCGTGTCCCCGGTGGTTCTCGGAATGATCCTCGGCACCATGATCGAGAAGAACCTCAGGGCGACCCTCATGATGGGAGGATTTTCCCTCTTCGTGCAGAGGCCTCTTTCCCTGACCCTGCTGCTTCTGGCCTTCGCCTCGGCGGCTGTGCCCGTGCTGCGGGAGCGTAGGGCGGCCCGGAAGGGAACGCTGTGA
- a CDS encoding tripartite tricarboxylate transporter TctB family protein, with amino-acid sequence MDRSRNCPGRWKQVEEMLVFLAESRGLLLWATGLIAVLAIAWSAAGKGHFAPYRGRILICLALLYLSFVFFFLSFGLEEIEAVGSSARTAPRLWSAGLALFTFDQLRRTLQGRAPKDPESGDIRRVLVAAIVVAFSLWGMDVVGYYISSGVMLLVLCVLLGEKRLFVILSLAGGWVLFSWVVFYRMLNLDLPLGLFF; translated from the coding sequence ATGGACCGCAGTCGAAACTGCCCGGGGAGGTGGAAACAGGTGGAAGAAATGCTCGTTTTTCTTGCAGAAAGCAGAGGACTGCTCCTCTGGGCCACCGGGTTGATCGCGGTACTGGCTATTGCGTGGTCTGCCGCAGGCAAGGGGCATTTCGCCCCGTACCGGGGCCGGATTCTCATTTGCCTCGCTCTTTTGTATCTTTCTTTCGTCTTTTTCTTTCTGTCCTTCGGTCTCGAGGAGATCGAGGCGGTAGGGAGCAGCGCACGGACGGCGCCGAGGCTCTGGTCTGCGGGACTGGCCCTCTTCACTTTCGATCAGCTTCGCAGGACTCTCCAGGGACGGGCTCCCAAAGACCCGGAAAGCGGGGACATCCGCCGGGTTCTCGTCGCCGCCATCGTCGTCGCCTTTTCCCTCTGGGGCATGGATGTGGTAGGGTATTACATCTCTTCAGGTGTCATGCTCCTTGTGCTCTGCGTTCTTCTCGGCGAAAAGCGGCTCTTTGTAATCCTCTCCCTGGCCGGGGGATGGGTGCTGTTCTCCTGGGTTGTTTTTTACCGGATGCTGAACCTCGACCTGCCTTTGGGGCTTTTTTTCTGA
- a CDS encoding Na/Pi symporter: MSSHLFSYINILGGLALFLYGVEETSVAFGSGFGGKSKDLLVRFTRKKPLAFLFGVLLSAVAQGSTVATSFAIGFVDVGMLSFAGSVVVMMGASVGGTFVTFLLSLDIAAFSPLLFAASLLMVRFGRGKTYRIGNMLRGLSLVLLGMFVLKLGVGPLLSTRGFAELAANAGANSLLTGLAAFAATAVLQSSSAVMALAVTLATSGAMPMTAVLPVIFGAHAGSSVTVLIAGLSGKQNARKLGICTFVYKVLGVLILMPALPWLQNLLSGAAGGLAGKIVLAQGGVSLFNALVFYPFADALARFSGAIAERTGRERLAAPVYLDEDLLEIPSLAILLLSKEMIRLANYIEMYCQVLFVSAPNGDRTFQELPGAIRELSEACEEYMYGIHIPSDDDLLRETYSTVSYSMVSFRQMAKILSGELRLLAEAGVGAQLARELGQDTWNELSRVAMTDIRLALRAFALADVDFAAVAGKYEREFEELDRRIRLRLGADALNRRELAPLVDFLSQIFLLVKTSLEIARGEAYREGTVWK, translated from the coding sequence GTGAGCTCCCATCTTTTTTCGTACATCAATATCCTCGGCGGCCTGGCCCTCTTCCTCTACGGTGTGGAAGAGACCTCGGTAGCCTTCGGATCGGGCTTCGGGGGGAAATCCAAGGACCTCCTGGTACGGTTTACCCGGAAAAAACCCCTGGCCTTTCTCTTCGGCGTGCTGCTCTCCGCCGTGGCCCAGGGGAGCACCGTGGCCACATCCTTCGCCATCGGCTTCGTGGACGTGGGCATGCTCTCCTTTGCAGGCTCCGTGGTGGTCATGATGGGGGCCAGCGTGGGCGGCACCTTCGTGACCTTCCTGCTCAGCCTCGACATCGCCGCCTTCTCCCCCCTGCTCTTTGCGGCGAGCCTCCTCATGGTCCGGTTCGGGAGAGGGAAAACCTACAGGATCGGCAACATGCTCCGGGGACTCTCCCTGGTGCTCCTGGGAATGTTTGTCCTCAAGCTCGGGGTGGGGCCCCTCCTTTCCACCCGTGGATTCGCGGAGCTTGCCGCCAACGCCGGGGCAAACAGCCTCCTGACGGGGCTGGCGGCCTTCGCGGCCACGGCGGTCCTGCAGAGCAGCTCCGCCGTCATGGCCCTGGCGGTGACCCTTGCCACCTCCGGCGCCATGCCCATGACTGCGGTCCTCCCGGTGATTTTCGGCGCCCATGCCGGCTCCTCGGTGACGGTGCTCATCGCGGGACTTTCCGGCAAGCAGAACGCCCGAAAGCTCGGAATCTGCACCTTCGTCTACAAGGTACTCGGTGTCCTCATCCTTATGCCCGCCCTTCCCTGGCTCCAAAACCTGCTCTCCGGAGCGGCGGGGGGGCTTGCCGGAAAGATTGTTCTCGCCCAGGGGGGAGTGAGCCTCTTCAATGCCCTCGTCTTCTATCCCTTCGCCGATGCCCTGGCCCGATTTTCCGGCGCCATTGCCGAAAGGACGGGGAGGGAGCGCCTGGCTGCCCCGGTCTATCTCGACGAGGATCTGCTTGAAATTCCGTCCCTGGCCATCCTTCTGCTTTCGAAAGAGATGATCAGGCTTGCGAACTACATCGAAATGTACTGCCAGGTTCTCTTCGTGTCAGCCCCGAACGGGGACAGGACCTTCCAGGAACTGCCCGGGGCCATCCGGGAGCTTTCGGAGGCCTGTGAGGAGTACATGTATGGCATACACATCCCCTCGGACGACGATCTCCTCCGGGAAACCTACTCCACGGTGTCCTATTCTATGGTATCCTTCCGTCAGATGGCGAAAATTCTCTCCGGGGAACTGCGGCTTCTTGCCGAAGCGGGGGTGGGAGCCCAGCTCGCCAGGGAACTCGGGCAGGATACGTGGAACGAACTTTCCAGGGTGGCCATGACGGACATCCGGCTCGCTCTGAGGGCCTTTGCCCTGGCGGACGTGGATTTCGCCGCCGTCGCCGGAAAATATGAACGTGAGTTCGAGGAACTGGACAGGAGAATCCGGCTCCGCCTCGGCGCGGACGCCCTTAACCGCAGGGAGCTTGCTCCTCTCGTCGACTTCCTGTCCCAGATTTTCCTGCTTGTGAAGACCTCCCTTGAGATCGCCAGGGGGGAGGCCTACAGGGAAGGTACGGTATGGAAGTAG
- a CDS encoding tripartite tricarboxylate transporter substrate binding protein — MKRTIAVLCIASLAVLGASAAFAAYPEKPIKVVNYVGPGGLMDVTSRKFVSIAKKFTDATFVVENKQGAGGLVGMQAVLEQPADGYTVFAATTSNIAKVLSSKKSVDEFIWGFEWIAMLMKDPECLIAAKDSPLNTWEAVFKDAQEKKGSQIWVGPAAGGNDHLMAMKVWDKTGMTAKWIPYSTGPEAMMGLLSGQGAVYVGNPADIGGREGFTIVAIARKERSPKFPDAPIFTELGIQGLEDEAMWRGFAMKKGSPEEAMAWWEDLLKKVAADPEWREFLEKDGIDVVDYGRPEFTAQVKKDIEDATHYLRQYGLIK, encoded by the coding sequence ATGAAACGAACCATTGCCGTTCTGTGCATCGCGAGTCTCGCCGTGCTCGGGGCCTCGGCCGCCTTCGCAGCCTACCCTGAAAAGCCCATCAAGGTCGTGAACTATGTGGGGCCGGGAGGCCTCATGGACGTGACCAGCAGGAAATTTGTCTCCATAGCGAAGAAATTTACAGATGCAACCTTTGTCGTTGAAAACAAGCAGGGTGCAGGCGGGCTGGTTGGGATGCAGGCGGTGCTCGAGCAGCCCGCCGACGGATACACCGTCTTCGCCGCCACCACGTCCAACATCGCCAAGGTGCTGTCCTCCAAGAAAAGCGTGGACGAGTTCATCTGGGGATTCGAATGGATCGCCATGCTCATGAAGGACCCCGAATGCCTTATCGCCGCCAAGGACAGCCCCCTCAACACCTGGGAAGCGGTCTTCAAGGATGCCCAGGAGAAAAAGGGTTCCCAGATATGGGTCGGCCCCGCCGCAGGGGGCAACGATCATCTCATGGCCATGAAGGTGTGGGACAAGACCGGGATGACCGCAAAGTGGATTCCCTACAGCACCGGGCCCGAAGCGATGATGGGCCTGCTCAGCGGCCAGGGTGCGGTGTACGTGGGCAACCCCGCCGACATCGGCGGACGGGAAGGTTTTACCATCGTCGCCATTGCCCGCAAGGAGCGTTCCCCGAAGTTCCCGGACGCTCCCATCTTCACGGAACTGGGAATACAGGGGCTCGAAGACGAGGCCATGTGGCGGGGCTTTGCCATGAAGAAGGGGTCCCCCGAAGAAGCCATGGCCTGGTGGGAAGACCTTCTGAAAAAAGTGGCCGCCGATCCCGAGTGGAGGGAATTCCTGGAGAAGGATGGCATCGACGTGGTGGACTACGGCCGTCCCGAGTTCACCGCCCAGGTAAAGAAGGACATCGAGGACGCGACTCACTACCTCAGGCAGTACGGTCTGATCAAGTAG